In Chloroflexota bacterium, the following are encoded in one genomic region:
- the ftsZ gene encoding cell division protein FtsZ, translating into MGSCEFSYGGGIVSTVVKVIGLGGGGSNTVARMVEFGVQGVEFIAANTDAQVLRTNPAPVKLLLGPHTTRGNGAGGRPEIGRKAAEESREALREVLAGADMVFLTAGMGGGTGTGAIAVAAEVAKAQGAVTISVVTTPFAFEGTRRAKNAAAGLRSLREHTDTLVVVPNDRLLKVAPRNLSLEAAFRLADEVLRRAIQGITDIITQTGVINRDFNDIKRLMASGGGALISMGTGKGEKRVEEAIHAALSNPLLGHISLATATGVLANFVGGDDLSLWEVVGGMEALHARLPEEADVVWGFSTDPNFTGRVQLTLLVTGVGGVPLAASTRVGKQAERVAVPPPTATTPSAAAVPAADLDVPAFLRRRLRSTTVG; encoded by the coding sequence CATCGTGAGTACGGTGGTCAAGGTGATCGGTTTGGGTGGCGGTGGCTCCAACACCGTGGCTCGGATGGTGGAGTTTGGTGTGCAGGGTGTGGAATTCATCGCAGCGAACACCGACGCCCAGGTGCTGCGCACCAACCCGGCGCCGGTCAAACTGTTGTTAGGGCCGCACACCACTCGCGGCAACGGTGCAGGCGGTCGGCCTGAAATTGGGCGCAAGGCCGCCGAAGAAAGCCGTGAGGCGCTTCGCGAAGTGCTGGCTGGCGCCGATATGGTCTTCCTGACCGCGGGGATGGGCGGCGGCACGGGCACCGGCGCGATCGCCGTCGCTGCCGAGGTTGCCAAAGCCCAGGGCGCGGTGACGATTTCTGTGGTCACGACCCCCTTTGCTTTCGAAGGCACCCGCCGCGCCAAAAACGCTGCAGCCGGGCTGCGCAGCCTGCGCGAACACACCGATACCCTGGTGGTGGTGCCGAATGACCGCTTGCTCAAAGTGGCTCCCCGCAACCTCTCGTTGGAAGCCGCTTTTCGCCTGGCCGATGAGGTGCTGCGCCGCGCCATTCAGGGCATTACCGACATCATCACCCAAACTGGCGTCATCAATCGCGATTTCAACGACATCAAGCGGTTGATGGCTTCCGGTGGCGGGGCGTTGATTTCGATGGGCACCGGCAAAGGCGAAAAGCGCGTTGAGGAAGCCATTCACGCCGCCCTCAGCAATCCCCTCTTGGGTCACATTTCCCTTGCCACAGCCACCGGTGTGCTGGCGAATTTCGTGGGTGGTGACGACCTTTCGTTGTGGGAAGTGGTGGGAGGCATGGAAGCCTTGCATGCCCGCTTGCCCGAAGAGGCCGATGTGGTTTGGGGTTTCAGCACCGACCCGAACTTTACCGGCCGGGTGCAACTGACCCTGCTGGTGACCGGCGTCGGTGGGGTGCCGCTGGCTGCTTCGACGCGGGTTGGAAAACAGGCTGAGCGGGTGGCCGTGCCGCCGCCGACGGCAACGACGCCTTCGGCAGCGGCTGTTCCCGCCGCCGACCTGGATGTGCCGGCTTTCCTGCGCCGCCGGTTGCGCTCTACGACGGTAGGGTAA
- a CDS encoding class I SAM-dependent methyltransferase, with product MPTTTPCPLCGHDESRPFDTRAFRGYTIHNRICTRCGLVYQSPRMSAEELEAFYTAEYRRLYQGNEGPSPKDLQVQAQRAQALLAFTQATVPSVQRHLDIGCSAGFLLKAFQKHYGCEVRGIEPGNAYRQYTQPRGLMVYPTLEALLAAEESPFDLVSMSHVLEHLPDPVGYLTVLREKLLTPNGWLLIEVPNLYCHDSFEVAHLTNFSAHTLRQTLRQAGYEIVTLRQHGQPRSALLPLYLTVLARPTQMPKPPIRPEHFVAAKRKTGIFCRRVVQKLWPHKAWLPLPEG from the coding sequence ATGCCCACAACCACCCCCTGCCCCCTCTGCGGTCATGACGAGAGCCGCCCCTTCGACACCCGCGCCTTTCGCGGCTACACCATCCACAACCGCATCTGTACCCGCTGTGGGCTGGTTTATCAATCGCCACGTATGAGCGCCGAGGAACTGGAAGCGTTTTACACCGCCGAATACCGGCGGCTCTATCAAGGCAACGAAGGGCCTTCCCCGAAAGACCTGCAAGTCCAGGCTCAGCGCGCCCAGGCCTTGCTGGCCTTTACCCAGGCCACCGTGCCCAGCGTCCAGCGTCACCTGGATATCGGATGTTCGGCAGGCTTCCTGCTCAAAGCCTTTCAAAAGCACTACGGCTGCGAAGTGCGCGGCATCGAACCGGGCAATGCCTACCGCCAATACACCCAACCTCGCGGCCTGATGGTTTACCCCACCCTCGAAGCCCTGCTGGCTGCTGAAGAGTCTCCCTTCGACCTGGTGAGCATGTCTCACGTTTTGGAACACCTGCCCGACCCCGTCGGCTACCTCACGGTGCTCCGCGAAAAACTGCTCACCCCCAACGGCTGGCTGCTGATCGAAGTGCCCAACCTGTATTGCCACGACAGTTTTGAAGTCGCCCACCTCACCAACTTCAGCGCCCACACCCTGCGGCAAACCCTGCGCCAGGCAGGTTATGAAATCGTCACGCTGCGCCAGCACGGGCAGCCGCGTTCGGCCCTGTTGCCGCTCTACCTCACGGTGCTGGCGCGCCCAACCCAGATGCCCAAGCCGCCAATTCGGCCTGAGCATTTCGTAGCAGCCAAACGCAAAACCGGCATATTCTGCCGCCGCGTGGTTCAAAAATTGTGGCCTCACAAAGCCTGGCTTCCTCTGCCCGAAGGATAA
- a CDS encoding ribonuclease D, producing MSTFPMPNHPPVWVDSPDALTALAAELRRHPHIGVDTEANSLHAYREQVCLLQFSTPEADYLVDPLALDDLSPLAPVFASPDVEKIFHAAEYDILGLHRDFGFTFTNLFDTMVSARILGYEKVGLGALLEKFFGTRLEKRFQKADWGQRPLSPQMLDYARLDTHFLLPLRDLLYEQLEAKGLLPLAQEDFARLTHPIAANGRPPLWQRGGHHLTPQQTAVLEALWRYREAEAERRDVPPFKILDDRTLIALAQRLPRNQGELRQVPGMRGARIRQHGEGVLAAIRRGLQAKPRPRERHTRPSDEALARLESLRRWRQNTAKSLGVPSDVVLPKPHLQAIAAANPSTLEELRPLMADIPWRFEHFGQAILDALKA from the coding sequence ATGAGCACCTTTCCCATGCCCAACCACCCGCCCGTTTGGGTAGATTCCCCCGATGCGCTGACTGCCCTCGCTGCCGAACTGCGCCGCCACCCCCACATCGGTGTAGATACCGAAGCCAACAGCCTGCACGCCTATCGCGAGCAGGTTTGCCTTTTACAGTTTTCGACCCCAGAAGCCGACTACCTCGTAGACCCCCTCGCTTTGGACGACCTTTCCCCGCTTGCGCCGGTGTTTGCCAGCCCCGACGTGGAAAAAATCTTCCATGCGGCAGAATACGACATCCTCGGCCTGCACCGCGACTTCGGCTTCACCTTCACCAACCTGTTCGACACCATGGTCAGCGCCCGCATTTTGGGCTACGAAAAGGTTGGCCTTGGGGCCCTGTTGGAAAAATTTTTCGGCACCAGGTTAGAAAAACGGTTTCAGAAAGCCGACTGGGGGCAACGCCCGCTTTCCCCCCAAATGCTGGACTACGCCCGGCTGGACACACACTTCCTGCTGCCGCTGCGCGACCTGCTCTATGAGCAACTGGAAGCCAAAGGGCTGCTGCCGCTCGCGCAGGAAGATTTTGCCCGCCTGACCCACCCCATCGCTGCCAATGGACGCCCCCCGCTGTGGCAGCGCGGCGGCCATCACCTCACCCCCCAGCAAACTGCCGTGCTGGAAGCCCTGTGGCGTTACCGCGAAGCCGAAGCCGAGCGTCGCGACGTCCCACCTTTCAAAATCCTGGATGACAGAACCCTCATCGCCCTGGCCCAGCGCCTGCCGCGCAACCAGGGCGAATTGCGGCAGGTGCCCGGCATGCGCGGCGCGCGCATCCGTCAGCACGGCGAAGGCGTGCTGGCCGCCATCCGCCGCGGCTTGCAAGCCAAACCCCGCCCCCGTGAACGGCACACCCGCCCTTCCGACGAGGCCCTCGCCCGGCTGGAATCGCTGCGCCGGTGGCGGCAGAACACCGCCAAAAGCCTGGGCGTGCCTTCCGATGTCGTGCTGCCCAAGCCCCATTTACAAGCCATCGCTGCAGCCAACCCCAGCACCTTAGAGGAACTGCGCCCCCTGATGGCGGACATTCCCTGGCGCTTCGAACACTTCGGCCAGGCCATTCTGGACGCGCTGAAAGCATAA
- the radA gene encoding DNA repair protein RadA — translation MAKPHTVYVCQNCGKRAPKPMGRCPQCGAWNSFVEEVIAPSGGSKGRRRTTTRGQPRRLHEIEGNLGERLPLPIGEFARVLGGGIVPGSVVLVGGDPGIGKSTLMLQTALEMAAVGRVLYVSGEESERQIKIRAQRLWRTADGSERPFPENLYLVTETDLEAILAHVETVQPRLLVVDSIQTVYLPDLQSSAGSVSQVRECASRLRELAKSSGLSVFLVGHVTKEGVIAGPRVLEHIVDTVLYLEGDRFQAYRLLRSVKNRFGTTSEVGVFEMHERGLVEVSNPSEAFLAERLVNAPGSAIAVTMEGTRPLLVEIQGLTNPTAFGNPRRTANGVDFNRLLLVAAVLTRRAGVRLSDQDVFVNVVGGLRVGEPAADLAVAAALASSAKDRPVRADAVLIGEVGLSGELRSVSQLEARLREAANLGFKVAIVPKQVGRRLKAPRDLEITPARSLKQALQAALA, via the coding sequence ATGGCGAAACCCCACACCGTCTACGTCTGCCAAAACTGCGGCAAGCGGGCGCCCAAACCCATGGGGCGCTGCCCGCAGTGCGGCGCATGGAATTCCTTTGTCGAAGAAGTGATCGCGCCCAGCGGGGGCAGCAAAGGCCGCCGCCGGACAACAACCCGCGGCCAGCCGCGCCGACTACACGAAATCGAGGGCAACCTCGGCGAGCGGCTTCCCCTGCCTATCGGCGAATTTGCCCGCGTGCTCGGCGGCGGCATTGTGCCCGGCTCGGTAGTGCTGGTCGGCGGCGACCCGGGCATCGGCAAATCTACCCTCATGCTGCAAACTGCCCTGGAAATGGCCGCCGTCGGGCGGGTGCTCTATGTTTCGGGCGAAGAGTCGGAGCGGCAAATCAAGATACGCGCCCAGCGCCTCTGGCGCACTGCCGACGGTAGCGAGCGCCCCTTCCCCGAAAACCTCTATCTCGTTACCGAAACCGACCTGGAAGCCATCCTCGCCCATGTGGAAACCGTCCAGCCCCGCCTGCTGGTGGTGGATTCCATTCAAACGGTGTACCTGCCCGACCTGCAGTCGTCCGCGGGGTCGGTTTCCCAGGTGCGGGAATGCGCCAGCCGCCTGCGGGAACTTGCCAAAAGCAGCGGGCTGAGCGTGTTCCTGGTAGGGCATGTCACCAAAGAGGGCGTGATTGCCGGGCCGCGAGTGCTGGAACACATCGTGGATACCGTGCTCTACCTGGAAGGCGACCGCTTCCAGGCTTACCGCCTGCTGCGCTCGGTGAAAAACCGCTTCGGCACCACCAGCGAGGTGGGCGTGTTCGAAATGCACGAGCGCGGCCTGGTGGAAGTGAGTAACCCTTCGGAAGCCTTCCTCGCCGAGCGACTGGTGAACGCCCCCGGTTCGGCCATTGCCGTGACGATGGAAGGCACCCGCCCGCTGCTGGTGGAAATCCAGGGGCTGACCAACCCTACCGCCTTTGGCAACCCGCGCCGCACCGCCAACGGCGTGGACTTCAACCGCCTGCTGCTGGTGGCCGCGGTGCTCACCCGCCGCGCGGGCGTGCGCCTGAGCGACCAGGATGTCTTCGTGAACGTGGTCGGCGGCCTGCGCGTGGGCGAGCCCGCCGCCGACCTCGCGGTGGCTGCGGCACTGGCTTCCTCAGCCAAAGACCGCCCGGTGCGCGCCGACGCGGTGCTCATCGGCGAAGTAGGGCTTTCGGGCGAACTGCGCAGCGTCAGCCAGTTGGAAGCCCGTCTGCGGGAAGCCGCCAACCTGGGCTTCAAGGTCGCCATCGTACCCAAACAGGTCGGTCGGCGGCTCAAAGCGCCCCGCGACCTGGAAATTACCCCCGCTCGCAGCCTGAAGCAGGCTTTACAAGCCGCGCTGGCCTGA
- a CDS encoding tRNA-dihydrouridine synthase family protein translates to MPPEPTFWLGPTPVYGDTVLAPMDGYSDLPFRSVCRELGSAISYTEFIHAPDVLQRPEHIRPRWQYLPWEQPVVFQIYGSTPQTLLEAALRLQEYGPAAIDINMGCPDGHIVRRGAGAGLLGTPIKVARIIRLLARHLQVPITAKIRLGLDENCRNYRLIARVVEENGGALLAVHGRTRVQRYKGQADWDAIAEVVQLLRIPVLGNGDVRTPADIKRMKAHTGAAGVMIGRAAINNPWIFARRRREDVSPSEVWDVLQRHLHRSLDFYGPERGVILFRKYAARYLAPWLTDRAQRRALLTAPTAEAFLHLARQIIASPPPP, encoded by the coding sequence ATGCCCCCTGAACCCACTTTCTGGCTCGGCCCCACGCCGGTTTACGGCGATACCGTGCTCGCCCCGATGGATGGCTATTCCGACCTGCCGTTTCGGTCGGTGTGCCGCGAGTTGGGCTCGGCCATCAGTTACACGGAATTCATCCACGCGCCCGATGTCCTCCAGCGGCCAGAGCACATCCGCCCGCGCTGGCAGTACCTGCCGTGGGAGCAGCCGGTCGTTTTCCAGATCTACGGCAGCACCCCCCAAACCTTGCTGGAAGCCGCCCTGCGGCTGCAGGAGTACGGCCCCGCGGCCATTGACATCAACATGGGCTGCCCCGATGGGCACATCGTGCGCCGTGGCGCCGGGGCAGGCCTGCTGGGCACCCCCATCAAAGTCGCCCGCATCATCCGCCTGCTGGCGCGCCACTTGCAAGTGCCCATCACGGCCAAAATTCGGCTGGGGCTGGACGAAAACTGCCGCAATTACCGCCTGATTGCCCGCGTTGTGGAAGAAAACGGGGGCGCGTTGCTGGCGGTTCACGGACGCACCCGCGTGCAGCGCTACAAAGGCCAAGCCGATTGGGATGCTATCGCCGAGGTGGTGCAACTCCTGCGCATTCCGGTGTTGGGCAACGGCGATGTGCGCACACCCGCCGATATCAAGCGCATGAAAGCCCACACCGGGGCGGCAGGCGTAATGATCGGGCGGGCAGCCATCAACAACCCCTGGATCTTCGCCCGTCGCCGCCGGGAAGACGTTTCCCCCAGCGAAGTATGGGATGTGCTGCAGCGGCATCTGCACCGCAGCCTCGATTTCTACGGCCCTGAACGGGGGGTCATCCTGTTCCGCAAATACGCGGCGCGTTACCTGGCCCCCTGGCTAACCGACCGCGCTCAAAGGCGCGCGCTGCTCACCGCCCCCACCGCCGAGGCCTTCCTGCACCTCGCCCGGCAGATCATCGCAAGCCCCCCGCCCCCCTAA
- a CDS encoding Neelaredoxin, with product MKLQEAIQTADWKKEKHAPVIECPDEVKANEPFQITVSVGKDIPHPNTTEHFIAWIDVFFQPEGSKFAHHVGRFDFRAHGESAKGPNKGPVYAHPTVTFSMQVGEPGTLMALSHCNIHGLWGSEKEIKVA from the coding sequence ATGAAACTGCAGGAAGCCATCCAAACGGCCGATTGGAAGAAAGAAAAGCACGCGCCAGTCATCGAATGTCCCGACGAAGTCAAGGCCAATGAGCCGTTCCAGATTACCGTCAGTGTGGGCAAAGACATCCCCCACCCCAACACCACCGAGCACTTCATCGCCTGGATTGACGTCTTCTTCCAGCCCGAAGGCAGCAAGTTTGCCCATCACGTCGGCCGCTTCGACTTCCGCGCCCACGGCGAATCGGCCAAAGGCCCCAACAAAGGGCCCGTGTACGCCCACCCCACCGTCACCTTCTCGATGCAGGTGGGTGAACCAGGCACCCTGATGGCGCTTTCCCACTGCAACATCCACGGCCTGTGGGGCTCGGAGAAGGAAATTAAAGTCGCGTAG